In Pseudobdellovibrio exovorus JSS, the genomic stretch ATTCGACATTCAAAAGTCTTTTCGTCCCAGACGTAAAAAAAGAATTTTTCTTTTAATGGTTTTACAATTTCTTTTGGCAGCACAGCAAAGACGGCATTGCTTTGGACGGCAGCTGTGATTTGAACAGCCGTGTTTTGTGCGAGTCCCTCTTGAAGAAGCTGAGCCATACGACATGAGTGTTTCGCGATTTGCAAATAAAGACCATCAGAAAAATAACGGTGGAATTGGGCTGAAATAAATCTGGTTTTAGATGGTAACTGAGTGATCTGTTTGCGCAGATATTTCATTTTTTGCTTAGCCGAAGAACTTAACGAAGGATTCAAAACTAAAACAGCTTCGCCCATCATCAAGCCGTTCTTTGTTCCGCCGAATGAAACGACATCGACACCGCAGTCCGTGGTCATTTCTTTGAAGGTACAATCTAAATGAACTAAAGCATTGGTTAACCGAGCCCCATCAATGTGGACAAATAATCCATTGCTGTGGGCCCAGTCACAGATAGATTTGATCTCGTCGCGGCTGTAGCAAGTTCCCAATTCTGTTGGTTGTGTGAGTGTGACCACACGGCTTTGACTGTAGTGCTGGTCACCGCGGCGAACGAAATGCTCTTGTAATGTCTGTAGTGAAATTTTGCCTTCACTGTGGGGTAGAGGAATCAGTTTCCCTGCGAGCAATTCTGGAGCTCCGCCTTCATCTAAATTAACATGGCTGATACTCGAACAAAAAACAGACTCATGACGATCACACAGAAAGCGAAGGGCCAGTACATTGGCAGCTGTTCCATTGAAAACAAAGTAGCTTTCTGTTTGCGGGCCAAAGTGATTTTTAAAGTCCTTTGCCGCTAAGAGGCTGTATTGATCGGTGCCGTAACTGGGTTCGTGTCCACCGTTGCAAGTGACGATGGCTTTGAGTAGCTCGGGATGCGTGCCGGAATGATTGTCGCTACCGAATCCTTTTTTCATCTTAAAGTACATCCTGCATTAAAAAATGATAGGCAATCAGGGCGGCGGCTTTAGAAGTGTAGTTATCGATATCCAGTGGCGGTGAAACTTCGTAAATTCCAAGGCCTCTGATGTCGAATCGTTTTTTTAACTCTGCAAAAAGGGATAAATAGTCTTTTAGGTGGAATCCTGTTGGCCATGCCTGACTGCAACCTGGGGCTTCCGCCGAGGTCAAAGCGTCGATATCAAAACTAATAAAAAGGGGAGCTTTATCTTCCAATTTTTGAAATTCATTTGTTTGAAGTAATCCCAAAAGTCCATGCTCTTGAACGAACTGGCTATCAAAGATACAAGCGCCTTTAGAGCGAGCCCATTGGCGATGGTGAACAGAATTGCATTGAGGTTGAATTCCAATTTCGAAAAATTCAAATTGATTTTCATAGGCTGAAAGTAGACGAAAGAAAGGTGTGCCGCTGTTGAGGCCATTTGTCGGAGGGCGCACATCTAAGTGGGCATCAAAGTTCAGTACGATCGGTTTTTTCGTAGAGTTCAGATGTGCTTTTACAAAACCACTGGCATCGGGAAATCCATAGTCATGCCCGCCACCAAATGTTAAAGGACGGAGGCCTTTTTGGTTGTGTTCGTACGAGAGCTGTTCCGCCTGCTGGTGTCTTTCTGCAAGTGATGAAGCGAGTTCTAAATTGCCGAGATCACACATGGTGACAGACTGAAGATCAAGCACTGGTGGAGTCATTTTATATAGGAATTGTCGTATACGTAGAGGAGCTTCTGCTGCGCCTATGCGCCCACCATTAAGCTGAATTCCTTCGTCATCACAATAACCACTGATAACAAAGCTATTCTTCTTTAAGGACGGATCTTGCCGGGTGCTGGATTTAACAAGATCGCCAAGGCGTAGATCTTGGGGGTCATTTTTACTAAAAAATAAATCAGAAGGAATACTTTTATATGGGGTGCTCACAGCAATTACTTTCTTAGACGTATAGATCTAAGAATATCGCCACTTTCAGGATCGTACAAATAAAATCCCACATCGCTTTGGCCGTAGAAATGGATCTCGCCCAGATAGTTTCCGCCATGAGTGGCTGAAATAATAATGACCCACGAGTTCGAAGTCGGGCTCAGTACGTAGGTATAATTGGGACGGCTCGGCGTTAAGCAGGCGTCTCCAAACTTTCTAGAAATAGAAAATTCTGTAAAGGTATGAAAGGTGTAGCAATAGTCGTCGTCACCAAACCATGTACCAACAAGGCCTTTTAAACCGACATAATTAAATGAGCTGATGATCACGCTGCGATCTGTGTAATTTTTAGTTCCATCGAAGGAAATAAAGTCGCCATCACTGAGTTTGTTAATATGGGCTGCAATTAATGGGGTTGCGCTTTTGACTATGTAGTCTTTTTGTTCCTG encodes the following:
- a CDS encoding threonine aldolase family protein; translation: MKKGFGSDNHSGTHPELLKAIVTCNGGHEPSYGTDQYSLLAAKDFKNHFGPQTESYFVFNGTAANVLALRFLCDRHESVFCSSISHVNLDEGGAPELLAGKLIPLPHSEGKISLQTLQEHFVRRGDQHYSQSRVVTLTQPTELGTCYSRDEIKSICDWAHSNGLFVHIDGARLTNALVHLDCTFKEMTTDCGVDVVSFGGTKNGLMMGEAVLVLNPSLSSSAKQKMKYLRKQITQLPSKTRFISAQFHRYFSDGLYLQIAKHSCRMAQLLQEGLAQNTAVQITAAVQSNAVFAVLPKEIVKPLKEKFFFYVWDEKTFECRIMTSWDTTEAEVQEFIHELQLLTAKK
- a CDS encoding formimidoylglutamase, coding for MSTPYKSIPSDLFFSKNDPQDLRLGDLVKSSTRQDPSLKKNSFVISGYCDDEGIQLNGGRIGAAEAPLRIRQFLYKMTPPVLDLQSVTMCDLGNLELASSLAERHQQAEQLSYEHNQKGLRPLTFGGGHDYGFPDASGFVKAHLNSTKKPIVLNFDAHLDVRPPTNGLNSGTPFFRLLSAYENQFEFFEIGIQPQCNSVHHRQWARSKGACIFDSQFVQEHGLLGLLQTNEFQKLEDKAPLFISFDIDALTSAEAPGCSQAWPTGFHLKDYLSLFAELKKRFDIRGLGIYEVSPPLDIDNYTSKAAALIAYHFLMQDVL